tccttttaggcaagtccctccactcggtggccatattgcaacgctttttgggcactcatcgggcatcctattcggcagaaatgcgtgtgcgcaatgcttcacgacaccaatcttgctccagcggcacgttcacaacacatgattggcacgatgtcttcacaacacaccatatgattggctcaatgtattcacatcacaccacatgattggctcaatgtattcacatgtcaacgttttgccgaggaaagggtgggatacagtatatgtagacaacggcgttacaaactagccccatgcatttctatggatgattttttgagtgctgtgtctcctcattagaaagtctctgctataGCACTAtgaaccgttcctggctgcgcctggcaattccgccatcataatagcaatccgctatggaacaagcgtgcctgttgttaaagggaatgtgagatgacgctctgattggtttattgcaccttacgcccaaaccacacccatgattaatgtagctacttcagaccaccccattttagatttgcgtcgggcgcaacagtcattaacccgccggtaaaatagaaacagtgcccaagatccgcccacaaagtgaTTTGCGCGAAGTCAATTGAGTTAAAGTGCACGATAGAGCCCAAAGTATGTGTTTATAAAAATATTCTTATAACACAGTGAGCAGACACATCCTTTTTCCCTTTATAGATGACAATCTGAGTTAAATTTGGTGCCACCTGTGTCATGCCACACCCACACTTGCCTATATGTAGTCAGAGAAATGCCCTTAATTAATACTAATTTGGACACAGCAAAGTGGAATACAATTTTTCAAGTCAACTCCAAAAAATTGTGTAGAAAGTGGCGTATGCCTTCTTTTGTGCATATACAGCATTTATGAATGAAGCCCCTGGACTCTACATTTGCTGTTCTGGTACagttatcccttacttacaaTACATCAGGGAACCTCATCACTATATAAGTGTCAATCACAAGCAAATGTGAAGATTATTACATGTCCAATATCAAATGGTTTGTAATCATTCCCATCACGGTGACGCTCACTACTTGTCAGAGTTGAGGATTGTGCTGCTGGGATCCGGAAGATCTGGGAAGAGGTCAtcaggaaacaccatcctgggcAGAGAGGAGTTTGATACTGTAGGGAGAACAGCTCAGTGTGTGAAGAGACAGGAAAAAGTAGCAGGGAGGCAGGTCACTGTGGTGGAGGCTCCAGGATGGTGGAGTAATCTTCAGTTAGAGGACACTCCTGAACTGACTAGAGAGCAGATTGAgctcagtgtgtctctgtgtcctccTGGACCCCATGCTCTACTGCTGGTCATACCTGTGGACACTCAGTTCACAGAGTCAGAGAGAAGATCAGTGCAGGAACACCTGGAGCTTCtcagtgagagagtgtggagtCACACTATAGTGCTGTTCACCTGTGGAGACTGGCTGGGAGACACACCCATTGAGCAGCACattgagagtgaaggagagagtctGCACTGGCTGgtagagaaatgtgggaacagatATCATGTCCTCAACAACCAGACCAGAGATGATCACATGCAGGTTACACAGCTGATGGAGAAGATAGAAGAGATGGTGGCAGGAAACAGAGAACAACATTATGAGATTGGTGAATAACAACTAACCATTATCAGTAAAAATGCTAACATACCTGCTACCCCATTGTGAGAGAAAATTAACTCTTACTTTGCTGGAGAGTTTTATATctttatatgaagttatggtaatgggatttggcagacacttttgtccaaacagacttacaaatacaaaacacaacaaaaaaacaatacaataggtcaaatgaacagttttaaaatgttggaAAGACTACACGTTGAATCATATATTCGTTTTCATTTGTATACAAAtctatttcttaatttattcaTTATATTAATTTACTGTAATTGATATTAtgtatctagatagatagatagatagatagatactttattgatccccaagggaaattcaagaattaatCTATCTATTAATATGTGtttattcattttaatttctGATTATGTTTTTATCTTTGATAGTGAGTGGAGACTCCCTCTCTGACCGTTGGTCTCTCAGTAGTTCTGCATACAGCTCCTTCAGATCACAAGCTGGACCAGAGGAACAGCATACACGCCCTGTCAAGAAAGCAAGCAGCTTTGACATTATACCACCAGACAGTAAGCAAATAGTTCAGACAATTTGGATTATTTGGTTATGCTGCAACTATGTCAAATATTTATCAGGAATGTATTTCATTTGTTATATGGTGGATAACATATATTGATTTACATTGTGTATGAAAATATGTATGCATTTCTTACTTTATTTAGAGACAATGTTGATTCCTTAGCTGAACAAAAACCTTGTTTAGCTAAGGGTGTGTGTAGAGGGATTTATACTGATATTTCTCTTTACAGTAAAAACACATAATATGGCTGGACTACATAGAATGGCACCTGTGCACATGAATTCTGTCTTGAGTTGTGTTATGTGTGAACATTTGTGTGCATTATTTAGTTATTTAGAGCCTAATACCTCAAGCATACCAACCTCAGTATGTCTACATGTCAGAGGTGCTGAGAATTTCAATATCTTGTCAGCTTTTTTGGAAAACTCTTCTTGCCTGTGGTATGTGGCAGGCAGAGATCTGCAGATGATCAGATACAGAGCACAGAGGACACTCAAGGTGTTTACATGCCCTGGACTCAGAACACTGTGTTCTGCTATTTACTGTTACGGTTCATTATGATCCATCTTCTTCACTGACATTTCTGTCTTCTTTTGTAGTGAGTGGAGAATCCAGTGGAGATTCTGACCGCTGGTCTTTCACCAGCTCTGCATACAGCTCCCTCAGATCACAGACAGGATATGACATCAGTTCTCTCCGTGGTTCCATGAGGTCTACAGCTTCTTCACAGAGTTCGGGAGTTGGATCTATGAGTTCTAGAGCTGGATCTGTTAGGAGTTCAGACTCCAGAGGATTCAAGTTCCCAAACCTGTTTAAAGTGAAGAAGGCCCTTGGAGATCTTCCTGAAGCCCAGGAGGCatcagactccacacacaccaagaaggagaagaagaagtcagcagagaagcaggagaaattaATTAATCAGGATACACAAACTCCAGTATAAAGAGTGTCTAATGACACAGACAATTATGACTTTCAGTGGACATTTTGTTAATACATATTTCATTGTTGTCATAGTGTTCTGGAAAGTGAAGAATGAATTGCTGTGCAATTCCACATATTGACCACAGATGGCAGCAAAGCCAATTTCACAATAATCATTTTAGCCATTCTGGCTGCCCCCAAAAATATGCCCCCCTCATCTTCTTAATAGCATGGACATCAGCAGTCACAGGAACATCAAGCTGCTTGGAGATGGTCCGATAGCCTTTACCTTTaacatgtgtgtctgtaatgTTCCTTCTGATCTCCTCAGACAACTCAATCCTTTGCTTTCTCTGTAAACATAATGATACCAAACTGCAGACTGAATACTTCACTCCATTTAAATAGGCTGAATGACAGAATTAACATTGAATACATCTGTAATACTAATTAAGATGAAACAGTTTGAAGCATGGCTATAATCCTATAATTTATTATGTTTTTTAAGCGGTAATAACACATTTGCTTAGGACATTTTAGAATGTCATTGTAAAATAAACAACTATTTATCTTTTCAAGCGTTCTTTGCTTTATCCTATTTCATACTAAAGGCTCGTTGCTATACATGTCATTGCTTTTTCTATTCTATCACCATTTCTATCAGTGAGCTGGAAGGGAACCAACAAATTTGgcatttgtttgtatgtgttgttcaaaactgaaATTGTTTAACACATAGAGCCTAGCTTTATCTAGTTTGAAGATAAATAtattatgtgtgagagagaacagagagagagagagaggcagttaAGTTATATCATTTGTTTGGACTACCTTATTATTTGAACTCTTTAGCAAATCTTCTGTGCTTTGGACCTTTTGCCGGATTTCTGTTAACTTTGTGTCTCCTGTGTGTTTGCTAAGCCTTGGGCCTGCAACTTCCTTGTTTAACGTGGTGATCATTAAATCTGAAAACCTGGATCTGAATTCTCTGTCTGAGTCAGTGTGTCctgacacatacattcacagtaatcatacgtatgacacatacacacacagtagacatatgtacgcatgcatgcaca
The sequence above is a segment of the Alosa sapidissima isolate fAloSap1 chromosome 2, fAloSap1.pri, whole genome shotgun sequence genome. Coding sequences within it:
- the LOC121691435 gene encoding GTPase IMAP family member 9-like, which translates into the protein MVCNHSHHGDAHYLSELRIVLLGSGRSGKRSSGNTILGREEFDTVGRTAQCVKRQEKVAGRQVTVVEAPGWWSNLQLEDTPELTREQIELSVSLCPPGPHALLLVIPVDTQFTESERRSVQEHLELLSERVWSHTIVLFTCGDWLGDTPIEQHIESEGESLHWLVEKCGNRYHVLNNQTRDDHMQVTQLMEKIEEMVAGNREQHYEIVSGDSLSDRWSLSSSAYSSFRSQAGPEEQHTRPVKKASSFDIIPPDMSGESSGDSDRWSFTSSAYSSLRSQTGYDISSLRGSMRSTASSQSSGVGSMSSRAGSVRSSDSRGFKFPNLFKVKKALGDLPEAQEASDSTHTKKEKKKSAEKQEKLINQDTQTPV